A part of Numenius arquata chromosome 2, bNumArq3.hap1.1, whole genome shotgun sequence genomic DNA contains:
- the BTG1 gene encoding protein BTG1 isoform X2, which translates to MHSHLPWASMIREIAAAVGFISKFLRTKGLMNERQLQTFSQSLQELLAEHYKHHWFPEKPCKGSGYRCIRINHKMDPLIGQAAQRIGLSSQELFQLLPSELTLWVDPYEVSYRIGEDGSICVLYEAAPAGGSQNNTNMQMVDSRISCKEELLLGRTSPSKSYNMMTVSG; encoded by the exons ATGCACAGCCATTTACCCT GGGCCAGCATGATACGCGAGATCGCCGCGGCCGTGGGCTTCATCTCCAAGTTCCTGCGGACCAAGGGGCTGATGAACGAGCGGCAGCTGCAGACCTTCAGCCAgagcctgcaggagctgctggcag aacaTTATAAACACCACTGGTTCCCAGAAAAGCCATGCAAGGGATCAGGTTACCGATGTATCCGGATCAACCATAAAATGGATCCTCTCATTGGACAGGCAGCACAGCGGATTGGATTGAGCAGTCAGGAACtgttccagcttcttccaagcGAACTCACTCTATGGGTTGACCCGTATGAAGTGTCCTATCGTATTGGAGAGGATGGCTCAATCTGTGTGCTGTATGAAGCTGCACCAGCAGGAGGTAGCCAAAATAACACCAACATGCAAATGGTAGACAGCAGAATAAGCTGTAAGGAGGAACTTCTCTTGGGCAGAACTAGCCCTTCCAAAAGCTACAATATGATGACTGTATCAGGTTAA
- the BTG1 gene encoding protein BTG1 isoform X1: MHPALYTRASMIREIAAAVGFISKFLRTKGLMNERQLQTFSQSLQELLAEHYKHHWFPEKPCKGSGYRCIRINHKMDPLIGQAAQRIGLSSQELFQLLPSELTLWVDPYEVSYRIGEDGSICVLYEAAPAGGSQNNTNMQMVDSRISCKEELLLGRTSPSKSYNMMTVSG, translated from the exons atgCATCCCGCCCTGTACACCCGGGCCAGCATGATACGCGAGATCGCCGCGGCCGTGGGCTTCATCTCCAAGTTCCTGCGGACCAAGGGGCTGATGAACGAGCGGCAGCTGCAGACCTTCAGCCAgagcctgcaggagctgctggcag aacaTTATAAACACCACTGGTTCCCAGAAAAGCCATGCAAGGGATCAGGTTACCGATGTATCCGGATCAACCATAAAATGGATCCTCTCATTGGACAGGCAGCACAGCGGATTGGATTGAGCAGTCAGGAACtgttccagcttcttccaagcGAACTCACTCTATGGGTTGACCCGTATGAAGTGTCCTATCGTATTGGAGAGGATGGCTCAATCTGTGTGCTGTATGAAGCTGCACCAGCAGGAGGTAGCCAAAATAACACCAACATGCAAATGGTAGACAGCAGAATAAGCTGTAAGGAGGAACTTCTCTTGGGCAGAACTAGCCCTTCCAAAAGCTACAATATGATGACTGTATCAGGTTAA
- the BTG1 gene encoding protein BTG1 isoform X3, which translates to MIREIAAAVGFISKFLRTKGLMNERQLQTFSQSLQELLAEHYKHHWFPEKPCKGSGYRCIRINHKMDPLIGQAAQRIGLSSQELFQLLPSELTLWVDPYEVSYRIGEDGSICVLYEAAPAGGSQNNTNMQMVDSRISCKEELLLGRTSPSKSYNMMTVSG; encoded by the exons ATGATACGCGAGATCGCCGCGGCCGTGGGCTTCATCTCCAAGTTCCTGCGGACCAAGGGGCTGATGAACGAGCGGCAGCTGCAGACCTTCAGCCAgagcctgcaggagctgctggcag aacaTTATAAACACCACTGGTTCCCAGAAAAGCCATGCAAGGGATCAGGTTACCGATGTATCCGGATCAACCATAAAATGGATCCTCTCATTGGACAGGCAGCACAGCGGATTGGATTGAGCAGTCAGGAACtgttccagcttcttccaagcGAACTCACTCTATGGGTTGACCCGTATGAAGTGTCCTATCGTATTGGAGAGGATGGCTCAATCTGTGTGCTGTATGAAGCTGCACCAGCAGGAGGTAGCCAAAATAACACCAACATGCAAATGGTAGACAGCAGAATAAGCTGTAAGGAGGAACTTCTCTTGGGCAGAACTAGCCCTTCCAAAAGCTACAATATGATGACTGTATCAGGTTAA